The region ACCGACAAATGTGTACAAATATAGAACTGAAGAATTTTTAACAATCCCTATCTTGAATCAATAGATTTAAGTGAGGAAAAACAGTAATATCGTTTATCAGAATGAGTTTCTGAGATATTTCCTCCCTTAAGGGAATAACTATAACCTATAActataataaaataaagttgaatttttttcaacaaccaATATATTACATTTTACTGTGAATTAAATAAACAGTGAATCCTAATACGTaaataaaagtgaaaaaaaaagaaatgaaaaaatattattgtccACACTGAAAAATGTTAATGAAAAGGCGATTATCTACCGGACTGTGTGATATTACACATGAAGGACTTAATGTATCTAGTTAaattcaaatacaaaaaattcttCTGAATGCAATGAATGTTTCACACCAAGCGAATAGAAAAAGGTAACAATTCGAGTTAATCTCATATTTGGCAAAATAACTAAATCGTAAATTTACTGCACCCAAGAGGCGGGTACCCATAAGGGTTCCGTTTCAACACGACTAACAATTTGAAGGATTTCACTGAAAGCTACTGCCAAATCAGCGTTAACGATTCTATCATCGAAAAGATGATCGTACAGAAATTCAATCCTTTGCGCTGACTTGATGATGTCGTTGAACTCCTcatcctgaaaaaaattataatcattGGAATTACAACAGATCAACAAGAAGTGTGGCAAAACTACAGCTTATGttgctcaaaaaaattaaagattgAATCATGAAAGAGAAATTTATATAGGAAATAAGTGCGATATAGTTTCAACCGTAAAgtgcaataaaataaatgatcacATCAGTGGATTCTACTGAGAGAAGTGCCTATAGGATGTTCtagtttcatgttgatagcttcaataatgaagaagttatgagaacttttcatttctatCAACTTTCCAATCTTCTATTATTGTTTGAAAACAGTTGAGCTTATAAGCTTGcgattttcaccaaattaattctctcaaaaaccAGGTCCAAAAAAATgctatttattttttctagctcaaagagaTTCTGAGATCCTCTCACTAGACAAAGAGTTTGGAACACCCGATAcaaatcactgatatatttttgaaatattcgtgaaaaaaaaaattaccaaaaattGTCACGAAAGAGGTAAaatttttcgtaaaaaaaaacgaTTGACCGTCGTAGAGTGCTGCCCTCCACTCATTTGCTTCGAAAATAGAAAGAAGGTAAAgtaaatgtacaacttcgtacacagTACAAAGTTTTGTCAtcccacgtggtggtaatccctcttaataaTATGTACTCAACCAATACTCACcgtaaaacctctagaattatTAACATCAAAGGTGGATCTTGCATGTACTGCATTCCTAGTTTCTTTTAGTTCTTCTAACGAAGGAGGCTTGATGTAAATGATGTAGGGCTTGAGATCTGGATTCCTCAGTATTTTTAAGGCCTGATAGTGAGGATTGAGGATACACACATGGCTGCTATTTATTATAGCTTTAACGCTTTCCGTAGAGGTTCCGTAGAGATTACCCTTATATTCGCCGAATTCTATGAATTTGTTTGCTTCAATGTCTTCTTCCATTTTTTCTCTAGAGACAAAAAAGTAGTCTTTTCCTTCCACTTCGCCTGGTCTTATTGGTCTACTGGTAACTGCaatcgaataattttttgaattgatacaattctagaaaaattatattctctCGGAATTTATAGATGGAAGAATTTTCCGATCCACTGACTTATGCTTCAACGTGTTGGGCATCCCTCTGCTTAACAAAAAAAAGCGAATCGACGAAAGAGCGTAGCACTGATCTGTATTGCATGTGGCAATACTAAAAAGTGACGTCTTTATCTGTCTCACTCACACTTCATCAGAATCTGGTTCAGACCTTTCGTAAATGTGCTAAACTTTGAGGTATAGAGTGTTAAAGTTtcgagaaaaaacttttttctacTACCAGAATGATGctatttaaaatatttctatgaaatttggtataggtTTCACTGCATCGAAATACATTTTCTGAtgtacaaaaaatttcattattttcaacagtgcattgaatattattggaaaaaaagGTACGACACTGCTTTTTCtcaaatcaaaaattatttttgaaagtcaCGTTCATTTCTGAACAAATTTGATCTTTAGATTTTACATGTGTGAGCATGGTTTTcgcttaaaaaaataaaaatcgtttcaattcaggaacaaaTTGCCAAAAGTGTCATGGGGTGACTATTCCGTCGACATTGCTTGCAATAAGAGCTCAAATTGGTTCAAAAACGGTTGAGAATTCTAAAAATACATTTTCGTCATTAgattttataattaaaaaaaataaaactgttaccataaaaaaattaccccaTGGCACTTTGAGAAATTTGTTTTTGAGCGAAAACCATGCTCAAAGTTAAATCAAGAGATCAGATatgttcaggaattattgagactttcaaaaataatttgagaaaatgCAGTGTCGTaccatttttcaatattcaatgcAAAATCCATACGGATACCTCTGgttaaaataattgaattgtttgtacatcagaaaatttattttcctacaactacTATGAAAAGTAtcatattcttcatagcttactcaatttcaaaattatgtattgctcatactgtgggaaatattatttctcacggcacttcgCCCACatctcgcttggtagaccaatgaaattgggcttttgagttgtttctatggaaacgcaataaattagcacatactgtcaacgaaggccattttgatttaaatcaagttcattacttgaattactgaaatttgtgcagtagtaggaaaagtatagtgtgcaacatgtggagaaagtccttttctcgctcgtgtgtttgcgtcactcgcctttcaggctcgtgccacaaactttcacactcgcgagaaaagttggactttccccatttgttgcacaatatactattatgcaGTGAAAACTCGTaccaaatttcatagaaatatctgCAATTGtggttataaaaaaatttctgtaaaattcaatttgaaaagtttttgacatatgtcaaaACGCTGAAGCTGAAGCACGTTTATGACATAGGTTTATATGACGCTTTTTTTAGGATACAATCAAAAAACCATATAGGTACACAGTAAAATCGTTttctgatgcatttgttttgatgccaacattcgccACTCATTGTCTGGCatgacactatagcagtagcgtaacataatttgattaatttcgaaattaccaattgatgctcaaaaatagtttacaatgtgatttattcatagaAATTCTTTCGTGCTTCGAAAGGGTCAatatttttctcagtttaatgatgtAGCTACTGTGGAGTTATGAAAAAGTATTCCTGATAAAgtattcaacaatcaaatcggaattctccacgcctatggctcgcacagacaatcggctagctcgattgtgattggcgatactaaacttccatctctcttctattcgggatcgagccaatacctcctagactaCGGAGGTATTGATCGAGctcaaatgtttactttccgttcctcctatctatattctaaggcccagtttcaccaaatgctttaatcttgacttagctcttaagtgaggccttagatcacgattaatgtaatgtagcgtttcaccacactccaaagcgccatttaatcgaccaatcgcgatttagcactaatcggccatttctggaggattataacctttcaagttgagattaataattatttatcagtatggaactcttgtctatgtaattatttttccggaaatttctaatttttgggtcaattttatcaaaatatgactatatgtataggctcaatatttcccatttaaaatacacgtaaactttgtttttgtgttttatgaaatatattgcaaagaataattcattgatatgttcgattgaaatattatttaagaagcagttaaacttgttaataaaaataaataagttaataaaattacttatatagttttttttccagaatgtgtggttttgtgaaatgggataatttctttttaacttctgcaagtttccgacatttcgaagcacatcactcgacattttcggcaaaaattaactttgttttttgtttacaaaatgACAAATGTTtaaaatgttatgagttatgaatgacctgacacctagcgccaatggtggtcatcactgcttatacgatacagaacactatataactctttgttcacaacgttgccaaatggttcgactatttaatcgcgatttggttaatcgcgatcatcttcggacgggttgatgcatggtgaaacagaaaacactgttaagcctgctttaatAACAAGccgagtttaatcaatctgggatcaagtgttgtttggtgaaactgggcctaagggtTTTCTCAACGGGCATAATTTATGAGATTCTGAGAGCTCCCAAGAACGCCTATGATAGGAAGGATAAAAAAATGTGTACTCACATGGTATAGGAGTCTTATATTTCATAGGGTTGGTATCTATTAACCTCCTCTTCAGTTCATTGCGGCCTATTCCTGGTGCTCCTATCAAAACAATGGGTCTGTAGATTCCGGGTCTTGGATATAGTTTGGCCACTTCTTCGTACGTCGCAATTTGTTCCCTATCAAAATCGTCATTCTCCGCTGTATCGTACATAATCTTCTTTGTTTTTGGAGCAGATGCACAGTGTGGAGACTTTGGCGATTGATTGCAGGATAGGCCTAATATCGGAGAGACGGAACAGagagctaaaaaaaaaattaattcaaaactgATTATGAAAGGAAGGACCAGACAGCAacataatggaaaaattgcaaccggttaatttttctgaatttttcttattttgtaaaatatggcctcctgaacaagaaagtctagGGGTCCAACTCATATTCGACTAGATTTTGAGATAAAGGGTGTAGAAGTTGGAGAATAGAATTTCTTCAAAGTGACATTTTCCGTAGGAACACATCTTGAATTTaacacttttgcgcgacaaatattgcttactcaTAAGGTTATAATTTTGGacttgttttcaataaaaattattccatttataaaataatttattattttattaacgtcctaccagtggcgacgctatctttcaaaaacaggggtgaccaagagggggccggattttttggggggggggggaggGTGCAGAGTAAAGCAAAATAttagttctgctaatcttttagccttagtatgtcaaattttaggggggctGTGGCCCCCTGGTCCCTCCCTACCGTCGCCACTGCGTCTTACTCCACCCGCCATATTCCCCAGATATTGCGCCCTCAGATTATTTTATTCCAGTCGATGGCATATGATCTCTGTCATCAGCAGTTTCACTCATATGAAGACACCAAAAAATGGCTTCATTCGTGGCTCCTGACCGTTACAGTTTACGAGCTCTACCAGAAAGAGGATAAAAAGTTTTAGctaacaattttttgaaagtttcatttatAACCATTTGTCGCATTATCATTaaaaaacataataattttCGTTTAGTTATGTATCAAAATtaagtaaaaataaataattaaataaaaatattctggCTATGCAGATGATTGAAGCTGCAGATCTAAGCAAATTGTAGATAACTGAAATCACTCACGTTCTGGCTCATCACTATTGGCCTGGGATCTTTCATGTACAATTCGTCGTTCTTGTAGAGCTCTGCTAGGTATCAAACCAGCTCTCATATTCCTGTCTCCTTCCTTTCTTGCTTGCCACCTAGAATTTCAATATCTACGAATGTTCGAGAAATTACTGTACTAAATTGAGTATAAATACTTTTCTACCAAATATCATAGATAGACAATATAGAAAGATTGTCTTCTCAATAATATTCTCCCCTCATCAAGTATCTTAAATCTCTTTAGATAATAACTGATGATCGAACAAACAAAATGTGTCAATAGTTaccagaaaaatgaattttttatttcattagttCATAGTGTATGCAAAGTTTTCCAACCATTCGTAAACAAAATTTTTACTAACTTTATTGCCAATTTGTTCAGTTTTGAGGTTGAATAGTTACAGTTCGATAATTACAGAAAGctaaatctgaatttcaaaaacGAATTGAGGCAGAAAacgaaacagtcattttttcaAGGGATTTTCCAATTTCCAAGAGGTTTTATTCGGATAGCGCGATATCTGggcacttttgaagctgttatcTTTCGACATTTGGCAAGTAAAAACTAGATcatcactaaaaatggaatgatacgcgcttcaacaacgcattaaaattgttaaaatttcctacaaaatgaaaatttgcagtaacagttcgcaaaactgaagcatttttgaaaagttttttagCACCCATTAGATTGGCAATAGTGGAAGTGGTGCAAAATGTAGGCTTTTGGGACAAAATAGTGATGTGAAAAAtcaaaaccgtgtgcgtcgttcAAGAACAATTGAGAACCCTAATTGTCGGTTTCTCGTCGATCTTAGGAATAAGACATGAttgattaatgtttttttttatggctagaattgaaatatgtatattgATATCGACGTAGTTTTTTCAACGAGACGGTGCTGTGTCCATAGAAGTTAAGAAACAATCGAAATTTTGCCATAGAAGAATTTTCCGGTCGTGTTATTCATTAAAGAATAAATCATAATtgaccaccgagatcttgtgatttaacaccttcagacttttttgtATAGGActacgtgaaagataaggtttatgagaatgctccacaatcgattcaaaacctcaaagatggaattcgtgaaattttgcgctgaattttgtttgttttttaggTTGAAAAAGGGTATTCTTTCATGAGTTACATTTTTAACTTTCACAGTGAATGtgttattttctcaaaaaaattgttatctacGTTACCAATTCTTTTACACCATCAATTAGGTAAGTTGTCTAATGAATCGGTAGAAATAATTCGGGtagtcatttaaaaaaattatgacgtCACTCTGTGAAAATGGATTATGttataagtgaaattttttGCCATAAGGTAGTTAATTGAAAACTAAAATTGAACTCGAACGTTTgcttgaaaacattcaaaaacaGAATACTGAATTTTGTTCCTTACTTTATCCACATACTgataaaataatgtatttcaaatagaatgtcacgcaattttcactgacaatatacagtgggtgccatttgaaaataaaaagtgaggggtagctaccacagggctgtcaaatgtaacaatcctttttatacatcattggaaaggtactatgatgttattcaaagcattttttttattttttcattatcttgtcaaataagctagatattgcctgtatacgataacttgggagaCCCGGTAGTATCTAAATGATCAAGAGAGGCAAAAGCTTCTgattcacgtcagtgcttctcTCGAATTTGTTCCCTTCTACTGGCTCATTCAATTGAAGATATCTTTTATAAGCAAATAATATACTCACCAGTATGCATCATCTTGCGAAACAATGTGAAGAATATCACCCTTCTCGAAATCTAAACCAGCTTCTTTGCATGGAATATAAGGATCCGTTTCTGCATTATAATTGAAATGTGCTCTTACACGCACTTTACTTTCTCTTTGGTTAAGCCTACCATCGGCTGGAACTAATTTGAATGTGATTGTACCTTCTGAATTTTGCTGAAATCggtaaaaaaataattcatctaTAGTGTCCTGAGGTTGGAAAGGACAGCATTAACATAGATAGATCACCGAAAAATTAGGTGCAAAAAAATGTTGCTATAAGATAAAGGTTTTATCACAGCCGTCTATATAGCCATCTATTAAGACGGCTATGGTTTATCaagtgaaaaaataatttcggcaAGAAAGCAATATTATGCCAATCTCTATGAAATTCTTATTCAGAAATACCCCGCTTTGTCCTCATGAATATGTAATGCTTTTTGACTTGAGctactttttttcaataaatttaaacTAGAGATCATATGTTAAAAAGCGTTCGGGatgaat is a window of Harmonia axyridis chromosome 2, icHarAxyr1.1, whole genome shotgun sequence DNA encoding:
- the LOC123672150 gene encoding MAGUK p55 subfamily member 7 isoform X1; the encoded protein is MSEVMANGTNSKRDPVLSRLLTSLKTSGESIPSTEEDIGFLSDLLQSKELHALVNVHNKIISNGASGKFFPMLSTSMHVMVDVLEELASIPQASDDCKELFYLLQKPNIQGVLCAHDAVAQKDYYPHLPEIPPDADEEEETVKIVQLVKSNEPLGATIKTDESTGKIIIARVMHGGAADRSGLIHVGDEVVEVNNINVEGKTPNDVLSILQNSEGTITFKLVPADGRLNQRESKVRVRAHFNYNAETDPYIPCKEAGLDFEKGDILHIVSQDDAYWWQARKEGDRNMRAGLIPSRALQERRIVHERSQANSDEPEPLCSVSPILGLSCNQSPKSPHCASAPKTKKIMYDTAENDDFDREQIATYEEVAKLYPRPGIYRPIVLIGAPGIGRNELKRRLIDTNPMKYKTPIPFTSRPIRPGEVEGKDYFFVSREKMEEDIEANKFIEFGEYKGNLYGTSTESVKAIINSSHVCILNPHYQALKILRNPDLKPYIIYIKPPSLEELKETRNAVHARSTFDVNNSRGFTDEEFNDIIKSAQRIEFLYDHLFDDRIVNADLAVAFSEILQIVSRVETEPLWVPASWVQ
- the LOC123672150 gene encoding MAGUK p55 subfamily member 7 isoform X2 — protein: MLSTSMHVMVDVLEELASIPQASDDCKELFYLLQKPNIQGVLCAHDAVAQKDYYPHLPEIPPDADEEEETVKIVQLVKSNEPLGATIKTDESTGKIIIARVMHGGAADRSGLIHVGDEVVEVNNINVEGKTPNDVLSILQNSEGTITFKLVPADGRLNQRESKVRVRAHFNYNAETDPYIPCKEAGLDFEKGDILHIVSQDDAYWWQARKEGDRNMRAGLIPSRALQERRIVHERSQANSDEPEPLCSVSPILGLSCNQSPKSPHCASAPKTKKIMYDTAENDDFDREQIATYEEVAKLYPRPGIYRPIVLIGAPGIGRNELKRRLIDTNPMKYKTPIPFTSRPIRPGEVEGKDYFFVSREKMEEDIEANKFIEFGEYKGNLYGTSTESVKAIINSSHVCILNPHYQALKILRNPDLKPYIIYIKPPSLEELKETRNAVHARSTFDVNNSRGFTDEEFNDIIKSAQRIEFLYDHLFDDRIVNADLAVAFSEILQIVSRVETEPLWVPASWVQ